The Halorubrum salinarum region CTAAACGAATTTTAGATGGGGTACGAACGGAACCAATTCGTATTGGAAAGTCTATTTCCGTCGCAGAGATCGCAACAATTGGGATTTTCTGGTTCAGCCTCGGCCTCGGACTGCGACCATGTGTCCTCGGTTGGTACCAACGAATTCTGATGAACCCACTAGTAATCGTCCTAGGTGTTACAGCAATCAGGTCTCATCTGTCAGTTTGGTGGACTAACATTCACTTATCGGTTCCTAGTAGAGTGTTCTCAACGTATCACCCGATGGTACAGGCGGCGACAACCTCCTGCTCATACAAATCACCGTGCGCCGCTGTACGATGACAGACTCCCGTAGATGGACTAACAATTCCGAATCTCCCACTCCTGGCATTCATGCACATTACAGCCACAGAAGCTATTTGTTTGGCTGTATCTGAGAGACAAACGAACAACATCAGACAATTAATGATCAAAAGCGCCAATTTATCAGCACAACTCAGTATCGGAACTCGACGTATTGCTCACGCAAACCGATCAGTAACAGGTATTTTCAAATGACAAATTTAATTACACGGATCCAGTCTGTCGGCAGTGCAGTTGGACTGACGTACGGCTCAACGGTTATTGGATCGATTATTGTCACCATCGCTGCCGCATTACTGGGCGCATTCGGGATCGACGTAACCGCTCGTCCATCATTGCGCCTCGTGATGACCACGATCTTGTTACAAGGAGTAACATTCGGAGGGCTCTCAATCCTCTATCTCAGATTCCGCGGTCTCAACTACACATTCGTTTCGCTTTCGATTCCGGACCGCCGGGATATTGCTGTGACTATCGGAGGAATAGGTACGCTTCTCAGCCTACTCGTTGTCTCATCACGCATCACTTCCGCACTTGGACTGGAATCTGCAGAAAATCAGGTAGTAACGATTGGTCAACAGAATCCAACAGCCTTTCTGGTTCTAATTCCTCTATCGTTTTTGTTAGTTGGTCCGGGCGAAGAGCTCCTATACCGAGGATTGGTTCAGGGGACACTTCGAGAAACACTACATCCAACCCGTGCAATCGTTCTTGCAAGCATCCTCTTCGCGTCGATCCATCTCTTTTCGTTGAGCGGGGAAGGGAAACTCGTGTACGTCGGTATCGCATTCATTCTCGCCTTGGTACTCGGTGCGACCTACGAATACACCGATAACCTCACTGTTCCGGCCGTGATTCATGGTGCGTATAATGCGATACAATTTACCATCGCATATCTAACAGCTACTGGCGGCGTGTAACTGTTCGCTATCTGTTGATAGCGTATTTGTTTCTTTGACCGCTACACAAGTGCCTTACTTGCGGATAGTTTGACTGTAGCCGAATATGTTCGTAGGGGTCTCTCACTGACGGGGATTCCGCATTCCTGTTTTAATACGACAACAAAGTATTCCAAATGTACCATGACTAGATCTTTCGGTGCCCCTGGAACCGGACTATCCCGGAGAGAATTTCTCGCTGCGACTGGGGTGACAGGCGTGTCGGCGTTGGCGGGCTGTTCATCCAAAACAATCGACG contains the following coding sequences:
- a CDS encoding disulfide oxidoreductase; the protein is MRPCVLGWYQRILMNPLVIVLGVTAIRSHLSVWWTNIHLSVPSRVFSTYHPMVQAATTSCSYKSPCAAVR
- a CDS encoding CPBP family intramembrane glutamic endopeptidase, with protein sequence MTTILLQGVTFGGLSILYLRFRGLNYTFVSLSIPDRRDIAVTIGGIGTLLSLLVVSSRITSALGLESAENQVVTIGQQNPTAFLVLIPLSFLLVGPGEELLYRGLVQGTLRETLHPTRAIVLASILFASIHLFSLSGEGKLVYVGIAFILALVLGATYEYTDNLTVPAVIHGAYNAIQFTIAYLTATGGV